In the Lepidochelys kempii isolate rLepKem1 chromosome 3, rLepKem1.hap2, whole genome shotgun sequence genome, one interval contains:
- the GOPC gene encoding Golgi-associated PDZ and coiled-coil motif-containing protein isoform X2 → MPKEHMNKYELFKSKARVRMGITPEQSRRRFRALRWKPDMSFTRHAYHIVKHWDAWVSGASVESPVNLPFLMQMEQFLEGVPEEIERYILDGKPKTVIEAGEIGARWVEVAEKKKTGRSWSGDQKGPPQTTPYYRGPPKAPPTSQRTLQTPYRPTTPFSSNPPRPGDPSAGRCFKCNELGHVKANCPKNPNRLQFIAPESHQRSTGPDTSQIPLERRETVSVGRKKVTAWRDTGAQVSAIHASLVDPNLINPEIQVTIQPFKSNSFNLPTAKLPIQYKGWSGMWTFAVYDDYPIPMLLGEDLANHVKQAKRVGMVTRSQAKQAVRPSSVPETSIRARSEVMDPDPRPMSATAVVDPVPETQTEPVPEPEPAKQPTPDPVPALNPVLATSTPEGPTEPELAAADNPTQEAQPEPESQHSAPAESGSQSTETAPSPISLPEGPSLCPQSNEELMSPASREQFQTEQEADESLQRAWTAAQSNPPPLSSSNRSRFVVERGLLYKETLSGGHQEDWHPQRQLVVPTKYRAKLLSLAHDHPSGHAGVNRTKDRLGGSFHWEGMGKDVSTYVQSCEVCQRVGKPQDQVKAPLQPLPIIEVPFQRVAVDILGPFPKKTPRGKQYILTFMDFATRWPEAVALSNTRAKSVCQALADIFARVGWPSDILTDAGTNFLAGTMKNLWEAHGVNHLVATPYHHQTNGMVEKFNGTLGAMIRKFVNEHSNDWDLVLQQLLFAYRAVPHPSLGFSPFELVYGREVKGPLQLVKQQWEGFTPSPGTNILDFVTNLQNTLRTSLALARENLQDAQKEQKAWYDKHARERSFKVGDQVMVLKALQAHKMEASWEGPFTVQERLGAVNYLIAFPTSNRKPKVYHINSLKPFYSRELKVCQFTAQGGDDAEWPEGVYYEGKCAGGVEEVNLSMTLGRMQRQQIQELCTSYAPTFSATPGLTEQAYHSIDTGAAGGSEI, encoded by the exons atgcctaaagaacatatgaacaagtatgaactgtttaaatccaaggcgagagtcagaatggggataacacccgagcagtctcgtcggaggttccgagccctaaggtggaaaccagacatgtcatttacccgacatgcctaccacattgtgaaacattgggatgcctgggtatcaggagcaagtgttgaatctccagtaaatttgcccttcctaatgcaaatggaacaattcttagagggtgttcctgaggaaatagaaagatacatcctagatgggaaacccaaaactgtaatcgaggcaggagagattggagccagatgggtggaggtggcagagaagaagaaaactggtcgcagttggagcggagaccagaagggaccaccccagaccacaccctattaccgggggccgcccaaagccccacctacctcccaaagaaccctccagaccccttatcgtcccaccaccccgttctccagcaacccacctcgccccggtgacccgtcagctggacgatgttttaaatgtaacgagctggggcatgtaaaggccaactgccccaagaaccccaacagattacagttcattgcaccggaatcacaccagaggtccacaggcccagatacctcccagatacccttggagcggagggaaactgtgagtgtgggcaggaagaaggtcaccgcgtggagggacaccggagcacaagtgtcagctatccatgcttccttagtggaccccaatttaatcaacccagagatccaagtgacgattcaacccttcaagtccaactctttcaatttgcctacagccaagttgcctatccagtacaagggctggtcaggaatgtggacttttgcagtctatgatgattatcccatccccatgctgttgggggaagacttggccaatcatgtgaagcaggccaagagggtgggaatggtcacccgcagccaggctaaacaagccgtgaggcctagctctgttccggaaacttctatcagggcccggtcagaggtgatggacccggaccccaggccaatgtctgcaacagcagtagtggatccagtcccagagacccagacggaaccagtcccagaaccggaaccagccaaacaaccaacaccagaccccgtgccagcactgaatccagtacttgcaacctcaacaccagagggccccaccgaacctgaactggcagcagccgataaccctacacaagaggctcagccggagcctgaatcccaacatagtgcaccagcggagagcggttcacagtcaacagaaacagctccatcccctatatcgcttccagagggaccaagcctatgtccccaatccaatgaggaactgatgtctccagcatcaagggaacagttccagaccgaacaggaagcagatgaaagcctccagagagcgtggacggcggcacagagcaacccaccgcctctcagctcttctaatcgatccaggtttgttgtagaaagaggacttttatacaaggaaactctttctgggggacaccaggaagactggcatcctcagagacagttggtagttccaactaaataccgggccaagctcttgagcttagcccatgatcaccctagtggccatgctggggtgaacaggaccaaagaccgtttgggggggtcattccactgggagggaatgggcaaggatgtttctacctatgtccagtcttgtgaggtgtgccaaagagtgggaaaaccccaagaccaggtcaaagctcctctccagccactccccatcattgaagttccatttcagcgagtagctgtggatattctgggtccttttccgaaaaagacacccagaggaaagcagtacatactgactttcatggattttgccacccgatggccggaagcagtagctctaagcaacaccagggctaaaagtgtgtgccaggcactagcagacatttttgccagggtaggttggccctccgacatcctcacagatgcagggactaatttcctggcaggaactatgaaaaacctttgggaagctcatggggtaaatcacttggttgccactccttaccatcatcaaacaaatggcatggtggagaagtttaatggaactttgggggccatgatacgtaaattcgtaaatgagcactccaatgattgggacctagtattgcagcagttgctctttgcctacagagctgtaccacatcccagtttagggttttccccatttgaacttgtatatggccgtgaggttaaggggccattgcagttggtgaagcagcaatgggagggatttacaccttctccaggaactaacattctggactttgtaaccaacctacaaaacaccctccgaacctctttagcccttgctagagaaaacttacaggatgctcaaaaagagcaaaaagcctggtatgataaacatgccagagagcgttccttcaaagtaggagaccaggtcatggtcttaaaggcgctccaggcccataaaatggaagcatcgtgggaagggccattcacggtccaggagcgcctgggagccgttaattatctcatagcattccccacctccaaccgaaagcctaaggtgtaccatattaattctctaaagcccttttattccagagaattaaaggtttgtcagtttacagcccagggaggagacgacgctgagtggcctgaaggtgtctactacgaagggaaatgtgctggtggtgtggaagaggtgaacctctccatgacccttgggcgtatgcagcgacagcagatccaggagctgtgcactagctacgcgccaacgttctcagccaccccaggactgactgaacaggcataccactccattgacacag GCGCAGCTGGTGGATCTGAAATCTGA
- the GOPC gene encoding Golgi-associated PDZ and coiled-coil motif-containing protein isoform X1 gives MPKEHMNKYELFKSKARVRMGITPEQSRRRFRALRWKPDMSFTRHAYHIVKHWDAWVSGASVESPVNLPFLMQMEQFLEGVPEEIERYILDGKPKTVIEAGEIGARWVEVAEKKKTGRSWSGDQKGPPQTTPYYRGPPKAPPTSQRTLQTPYRPTTPFSSNPPRPGDPSAGRCFKCNELGHVKANCPKNPNRLQFIAPESHQRSTGPDTSQIPLERRETVSVGRKKVTAWRDTGAQVSAIHASLVDPNLINPEIQVTIQPFKSNSFNLPTAKLPIQYKGWSGMWTFAVYDDYPIPMLLGEDLANHVKQAKRVGMVTRSQAKQAVRPSSVPETSIRARSEVMDPDPRPMSATAVVDPVPETQTEPVPEPEPAKQPTPDPVPALNPVLATSTPEGPTEPELAAADNPTQEAQPEPESQHSAPAESGSQSTETAPSPISLPEGPSLCPQSNEELMSPASREQFQTEQEADESLQRAWTAAQSNPPPLSSSNRSRFVVERGLLYKETLSGGHQEDWHPQRQLVVPTKYRAKLLSLAHDHPSGHAGVNRTKDRLGGSFHWEGMGKDVSTYVQSCEVCQRVGKPQDQVKAPLQPLPIIEVPFQRVAVDILGPFPKKTPRGKQYILTFMDFATRWPEAVALSNTRAKSVCQALADIFARVGWPSDILTDAGTNFLAGTMKNLWEAHGVNHLVATPYHHQTNGMVEKFNGTLGAMIRKFVNEHSNDWDLVLQQLLFAYRAVPHPSLGFSPFELVYGREVKGPLQLVKQQWEGFTPSPGTNILDFVTNLQNTLRTSLALARENLQDAQKEQKAWYDKHARERSFKVGDQVMVLKALQAHKMEASWEGPFTVQERLGAVNYLIAFPTSNRKPKVYHINSLKPFYSRELKVCQFTAQGGDDAEWPEGVYYEGKCAGGVEEVNLSMTLGRMQRQQIQELCTSYAPTFSATPGLTEQAYHSIDTELQEEIPASVSP, from the exons atgcctaaagaacatatgaacaagtatgaactgtttaaatccaaggcgagagtcagaatggggataacacccgagcagtctcgtcggaggttccgagccctaaggtggaaaccagacatgtcatttacccgacatgcctaccacattgtgaaacattgggatgcctgggtatcaggagcaagtgttgaatctccagtaaatttgcccttcctaatgcaaatggaacaattcttagagggtgttcctgaggaaatagaaagatacatcctagatgggaaacccaaaactgtaatcgaggcaggagagattggagccagatgggtggaggtggcagagaagaagaaaactggtcgcagttggagcggagaccagaagggaccaccccagaccacaccctattaccgggggccgcccaaagccccacctacctcccaaagaaccctccagaccccttatcgtcccaccaccccgttctccagcaacccacctcgccccggtgacccgtcagctggacgatgttttaaatgtaacgagctggggcatgtaaaggccaactgccccaagaaccccaacagattacagttcattgcaccggaatcacaccagaggtccacaggcccagatacctcccagatacccttggagcggagggaaactgtgagtgtgggcaggaagaaggtcaccgcgtggagggacaccggagcacaagtgtcagctatccatgcttccttagtggaccccaatttaatcaacccagagatccaagtgacgattcaacccttcaagtccaactctttcaatttgcctacagccaagttgcctatccagtacaagggctggtcaggaatgtggacttttgcagtctatgatgattatcccatccccatgctgttgggggaagacttggccaatcatgtgaagcaggccaagagggtgggaatggtcacccgcagccaggctaaacaagccgtgaggcctagctctgttccggaaacttctatcagggcccggtcagaggtgatggacccggaccccaggccaatgtctgcaacagcagtagtggatccagtcccagagacccagacggaaccagtcccagaaccggaaccagccaaacaaccaacaccagaccccgtgccagcactgaatccagtacttgcaacctcaacaccagagggccccaccgaacctgaactggcagcagccgataaccctacacaagaggctcagccggagcctgaatcccaacatagtgcaccagcggagagcggttcacagtcaacagaaacagctccatcccctatatcgcttccagagggaccaagcctatgtccccaatccaatgaggaactgatgtctccagcatcaagggaacagttccagaccgaacaggaagcagatgaaagcctccagagagcgtggacggcggcacagagcaacccaccgcctctcagctcttctaatcgatccaggtttgttgtagaaagaggacttttatacaaggaaactctttctgggggacaccaggaagactggcatcctcagagacagttggtagttccaactaaataccgggccaagctcttgagcttagcccatgatcaccctagtggccatgctggggtgaacaggaccaaagaccgtttgggggggtcattccactgggagggaatgggcaaggatgtttctacctatgtccagtcttgtgaggtgtgccaaagagtgggaaaaccccaagaccaggtcaaagctcctctccagccactccccatcattgaagttccatttcagcgagtagctgtggatattctgggtccttttccgaaaaagacacccagaggaaagcagtacatactgactttcatggattttgccacccgatggccggaagcagtagctctaagcaacaccagggctaaaagtgtgtgccaggcactagcagacatttttgccagggtaggttggccctccgacatcctcacagatgcagggactaatttcctggcaggaactatgaaaaacctttgggaagctcatggggtaaatcacttggttgccactccttaccatcatcaaacaaatggcatggtggagaagtttaatggaactttgggggccatgatacgtaaattcgtaaatgagcactccaatgattgggacctagtattgcagcagttgctctttgcctacagagctgtaccacatcccagtttagggttttccccatttgaacttgtatatggccgtgaggttaaggggccattgcagttggtgaagcagcaatgggagggatttacaccttctccaggaactaacattctggactttgtaaccaacctacaaaacaccctccgaacctctttagcccttgctagagaaaacttacaggatgctcaaaaagagcaaaaagcctggtatgataaacatgccagagagcgttccttcaaagtaggagaccaggtcatggtcttaaaggcgctccaggcccataaaatggaagcatcgtgggaagggccattcacggtccaggagcgcctgggagccgttaattatctcatagcattccccacctccaaccgaaagcctaaggtgtaccatattaattctctaaagcccttttattccagagaattaaaggtttgtcagtttacagcccagggaggagacgacgctgagtggcctgaaggtgtctactacgaagggaaatgtgctggtggtgtggaagaggtgaacctctccatgacccttgggcgtatgcagcgacagcagatccaggagctgtgcactagctacgcgccaacgttctcagccaccccaggactgactgaacaggcataccactccattgacacag agctccaggaagaaatcccagccagtgtttcaccttag
- the GOPC gene encoding Golgi-associated PDZ and coiled-coil motif-containing protein isoform X5, translating into MPKEHMNKYELFKSKARVRMGITPEQSRRRFRALRWKPDMSFTRHAYHIVKHWDAWVSGASVESPVNLPFLMQMEQFLEGVPEEIERYILDGKPKTVIEAGEIGARWVEVAEKKKTGRSWSGDQKGPPQTTPYYRGPPKAPPTSQRTLQTPYRPTTPFSSNPPRPGDPSAGRCFKCNELGHVKANCPKNPNRLQFIAPESHQRSTGPDTSQIPLERRETVSVGRKKVTAWRDTGAQVSAIHASLVDPNLINPEIQVTIQPFKSNSFNLPTAKLPIQYKGWSGMWTFAVYDDYPIPMLLGEDLANHVKQAKRVGMVTRSQAKQAVRPSSVPETSIRARSEVMDPDPRPMSATAVVDPVPETQTEPVPEPEPAKQPTPDPVPALNPVLATSTPEGPTEPELAAADNPTQEAQPEPESQHSAPAESGSQSTETAPSPISLPEGPSLCPQSNEELMSPASREQFQTEQEADESLQRAWTAAQSNPPPLSSSNRSSPGRRRR; encoded by the exons atgcctaaagaacatatgaacaagtatgaactgtttaaatccaaggcgagagtcagaatggggataacacccgagcagtctcgtcggaggttccgagccctaaggtggaaaccagacatgtcatttacccgacatgcctaccacattgtgaaacattgggatgcctgggtatcaggagcaagtgttgaatctccagtaaatttgcccttcctaatgcaaatggaacaattcttagagggtgttcctgaggaaatagaaagatacatcctagatgggaaacccaaaactgtaatcgaggcaggagagattggagccagatgggtggaggtggcagagaagaagaaaactggtcgcagttggagcggagaccagaagggaccaccccagaccacaccctattaccgggggccgcccaaagccccacctacctcccaaagaaccctccagaccccttatcgtcccaccaccccgttctccagcaacccacctcgccccggtgacccgtcagctggacgatgttttaaatgtaacgagctggggcatgtaaaggccaactgccccaagaaccccaacagattacagttcattgcaccggaatcacaccagaggtccacaggcccagatacctcccagatacccttggagcggagggaaactgtgagtgtgggcaggaagaaggtcaccgcgtggagggacaccggagcacaagtgtcagctatccatgcttccttagtggaccccaatttaatcaacccagagatccaagtgacgattcaacccttcaagtccaactctttcaatttgcctacagccaagttgcctatccagtacaagggctggtcaggaatgtggacttttgcagtctatgatgattatcccatccccatgctgttgggggaagacttggccaatcatgtgaagcaggccaagagggtgggaatggtcacccgcagccaggctaaacaagccgtgaggcctagctctgttccggaaacttctatcagggcccggtcagaggtgatggacccggaccccaggccaatgtctgcaacagcagtagtggatccagtcccagagacccagacggaaccagtcccagaaccggaaccagccaaacaaccaacaccagaccccgtgccagcactgaatccagtacttgcaacctcaacaccagagggccccaccgaacctgaactggcagcagccgataaccctacacaagaggctcagccggagcctgaatcccaacatagtgcaccagcggagagcggttcacagtcaacagaaacagctccatcccctatatcgcttccagagggaccaagcctatgtccccaatccaatgaggaactgatgtctccagcatcaagggaacagttccagaccgaacaggaagcagatgaaagcctccagagagcgtggacggcggcacagagcaacccaccgcctctcagctcttctaatcgatccag cccagggaggagacgacgctga